The Candidozyma auris chromosome 1, complete sequence genome includes a region encoding these proteins:
- the ALK2 gene encoding Alk2p: MSLVADYSGKVLELPWWALLLLALVAYRAFNTLTYYVAYKKSGATLAPAVSDGWYGFKLMRVVVEKQKKGEMPDYLYSRFIETGKDTVRLVMAGTPVVSTRDPENIKALLGTQFNDFILGLRHKQFQILLGDGIFTLDGAGWKHSRAMLRPQFAREQVGHVRSLEPHVQALARLIRRTNGQEFDIQPLFFKLTIDSGTEFLFGESCESLSEDEPGFANSGPAVKREFPKAFNTSQSYLFLRAGFQKLYWIVNNSDFRKNNKIVHEFADYYVNKALNSTPEEVEKFSNQGYVFLYELSKQTRDPKVLRDQCLNILLAARDTTAGLLSFMFFELARNPHVFARLREEIIQAFGEGDDADLSAITFESLKKLEYLKWVINETLRLYPSVPQNFRVATKDTTLPRGGGPNRDQPIFVRKGQTVTYTIYATHRSEEIYGKDVLTYRPERWGELAMKKVGWGFLPFNGGPRICLGQQFALTEASYVTVRLLQMFKNIQSFDDCDTPKKATHLTMSLFDGAHIGLS, translated from the coding sequence ATGCTGTTGGTTGCTGATTATTCCGGCAAGGTTCTCGAGTTACCCTGGTGGGCGTTGCTTCTACTTGCGCTCGTCGCCTACAGAGCCTTCAACACTCTTACCTACTATGTCGCCTACAAAAAGTCTGGTGCCACACTTGCCCCCGCAGTGTCAGATGGGTGGTATGGTTTTAAGCTTATGAGGGTAGTTGTggaaaaacaaaagaagggGGAGATGCCTGACTACTTGTACTCTCGATTCATTGAAACCGGCAAAGATACCGTTAGGTTGGTCATGGCCGGCACCCCGGTGGTGTCGACGAGAGACCCAGAAAACATCAAGGCGCTCTTGGGCACCCAGTTCAACGATTTCATCTTGGGGCTCCGTCACAAGCAGTTCCAAATCTTGCTTGGTGATGGTATCTTCACCTTGGATGGCGCTGGCTGGAAACACTCAAGAGCCATGTTGCGTCCACAGTTTGCCAGAGAGCAGGTGGGCCACGTCCGCTCCTTGGAGCCACACGTCCAGGCGCTTGCGAGACTCATACGCAGAACAAACGGGCAGGAGTTTGATATCCAGCcgttgttcttcaagttgaccATCGATTCGGGAACGGAGTTTTTGTTTGGCGAGTCGTGTGAGTCGTTGAGCGAGGACGAACCGGGTTTCGCCAACAGCGGGCCTGCGGTGAAACGTGAGTTCCCCAAGGCGTTCAACACTTCCCAGTCgtacttgttcttgagagCTGGTTTCCAAAAACTCTACTGGATCGTCAACAACTCTGACTTTAGgaaaaacaacaagatTGTGCACGAGTTTGCTGACTATTACGTCAACAAGGCCTTGAACTCGACCCCTgaggaggtggagaagttcTCTAATCAAGGCTACGTCTTCTTGTATGAATTGTCCAAGCAGACCAGAGACCCCAAGGTGTTGAGAGACCAGTGCTTGAACATTTTGTTGGCTGCTCGTGACACTACCGCTGGCTTGTTGTCTTTTATGTTTTTTGAGCTTGCAAGAAATCCTCATGTATTTGCTAGATTGCGTGAAGAGATTATTCAGGCCTTTGGTGAGGGTGACGATGCCGATTTGTCCGCCATTACCTTtgagtctttgaagaagctcgagTACTTGAAGTGGGTCATCAACGAGACTCTCAGATTGTACCCATCTGTTCCACAGAACTTCCGTGTGGCCACCAAGGACACCACCCTCCCAAGAGGTGGTGGTCCTAACAGAGACCAGCCTATCTTTGTCAGAAAGGGACAGACAGTTACTTACACGATTTACGCTACTCACAGATCTGAGGAGATCTACGGCAAGGACGTGTTGACCTACAGACCCGAGAGATGGGGCGAGCTTGCCATGAAGAAGGTCGGATGGGGATTCCTTCCTTTCAATGGTGGCCCCAGAATTTGTTTAGGTCAACAGTTTGCATTGACGGAAGCGTCTTACGTCACAGTTAGACTCTTGCAAATGTTCAAGAATATTCAGTCGTTTGATGACTGTGACACCCCAAAGAAGGCTACCCATTTGACCATGTCGTTGTTCGACGGCGCTCACATCGGCTTGTCATAG